GGTGTGAACGGCACAGGAGCGGCGTCGTCGCCGTACTCGACCGTGCAGCGCGCGGTCTCGGCGAGTCCTGCCGGGTCCACCATCGTCGTGCGTGGCGGCACGTATCACGAGAACGTGGTCGTGCCGGCCGGCAAGCGGGTCACGATCCAGTCCTACCCGGGAGAGGCCGTCTGGCTCGACGGCTCAGAGAAGCTCAGCGGATGGAAGGCCAGCGGTTCCTCCTGGTATGTGACGGGTTGGACGCACGACTTCGACTCCACGCCGAGCTTCACCAAGGGGCAGGCCGACGGAACCGCTGCCGGGTGGCGTTGGCTCAGTGCCGACAAGCCGATGGCCGCGCACCCGGAGCAGGTCTGGGTCGCCGGTGCCGCACTGCGTGAGGTCAGCTCGCTCGCCCAGCTGAAGGCAGGGACGTTCTTCGCAGACACGGCCGCTGATCGCCTGTACATCGGAACCAATCCGGGCAGCGGTGAGGTGCGCGCATCGACGCTGACCAAGGCGCTGTCACTGCGCGCCGAAGGCACGGTCGTCCGCGGGATCGGTGTGCGCGGGTACGCGACATCCGTCTGGATGATGGGCGCCGTGACGGTCGAGGCGCCCAAGACGACGATCGAGAACGTCGCGCTCTACGACAACGCCAGCACCGGGCTCTTCATCGGTTCCGCCGACGTGGTGCTCAAGAACGTCACCGTCGCCCGCAACGGGCTCATGGGAATCGGCGCGAACTATGCGGACCGCCTCAAGGTCACCGGGCTTCTCGCGGTCGAGAACAACGCCGAGGGATTCAACCAGTCCCCGGTGTCCGGCGGGCTGAAGATCGCCAAGACGCAGACGTTCAGCGTCACCGACTCGGCGTTCCTCCGCAACAACGGCCCGGGGCTGTGGACGGATCAGTCCGTCTCCGACATCGACATCATCGGCAACGACTTCTCCTACAACGCAGGGGCGGGCGTGTTCCTCGAGCTCTCGCATCGTGTGGACTTCGTCGACAACCTCGTGCTCAACAACAAGGGCAATGGCGTCAAGATCAACAACACCGGCAGCGTTCAGCTCTGGAACAACACGATCGTCGGCGGCAATCGCACCGTGAACATCGTGCAGGACTCGCGCTCGGCGCTGGATCCCTCCGTTCCCGGTCACGACCCTCGCCGCCCGCTCGGCGACCCGGGCATGCCGTGGCTCATCAAGGACATCACGATCGGCAACAACGTGATCGCTCAGAGTTCGGGCAACTGCACCCTGTGCGTCGAGGACTACACGGCGAAGTACTCGGCCGCACAGCTGAAGATCGTGTCGAACGGGAACGTGTTCCAACGCGTGACAGCCACCAATCCTTCCTGGCTGGTGGTCTGGTCTCGCGGGGCTGCGAACCCCAACCCTGCGATCTACTCGAGCCTGAGCGCCTACGTGACCGCGACGGCACAGGACAAGAAGTCCGTGAGCGTCGATGCGCGGCCGATCACTGCCGCCAACGGTTCACTCCTCCCGGCGGATGCGACGGCATGGAAGGCCGTTGCCGTGGCGCCTCCGACCAGTGTCACGGGGCTGCTCGGTACCACGCAGGCACGACTCGGAGCGATCTTCCCCTGATCGACGCTCGCCTCCCCGCACGGTGAGGCGTCACGTGCGCGGCGAGACACTACGTCTGCGGTGAGACAGCACGCCGTCAGCGAGACATCACGTGTGGCGTGGTGTCTCGCTGACGGCGTGGTTTCTCGCCGACGGCACGGTGTCTCGCGACGGGGTCCGCGGCGGAGGCAACCTGTGTGGACGACAAAGAGAACCGCGCGGCATCCGGAGGGGTGTCGCGCGGTCCTGTCTGCGGGGGGAGGGAGCGGAGACGTCTTCGGGTGACGCTCCAGCTCGGTCCGCGGTCCCTCGTCGGGATCCGTCGGTCTATCGACGGATCCCGACATGTCCTACTGGGCCGGTCCCGCCCACAGGTTGTCGTAGCTGTACACCAGGGGAACCGTGGTCGCGCTGGCCGACAGGTAGCTGTTCACCCCGACGTACCCGGGGGCCTGCAGCACCGCGGTGCCATCGGTTCCCGTCGATGCCCAGGCTGCGGGCTCCGTCGTTCCGGTGCGCCAGATCTTGGCCTTCAACGTCGTCGCATTCGTGCCGGTCACCTGGAACCTGACGTTCAGGGAGTCGGCGCCCGTGACGGTCAGACCCGAGATCGTCGTCGAGGCGATCACGGTCTCCGCGCCGGCGATCGTCTTCGTCAGCCACACCGCGACGGCGCCGTTGGAGGCCACGCGGAACTTCGCCCGGTAGTCGTTCGCGCTGTCGATCTGACGTCCGATCGCGGAGAAGTAGTAGCCTCCGCCGGTCGAGGGCTGGTTGAGTGCGACGGTGAAGCGCTGCTCCGTGTTGGTCGACGGCGTCGAGCCGGCGAGCACCGCGGTGTAGTTGTTACCGGCGGAGAGTGCGACCTTTCCGACGCCGTCAGCCACCGAGAACTTGCTCAGCGCGGTGGCGGTGCCGGGGAACATCGTCCACGCGCCGCTGGTGCCGGAGTTGCCCCAGCCGCCGGTGACGCTGCGGTCGAAGGCATCGGTCGCCCAGACGGCGGGCGCCGTCACGGTCACCTGCTGCGATGACGTGCCCGACGCTCCCTTGTTGTCCTTCACCTCGAGCGTCACCGTGTAGGTGCCGGCCGATGTGTAGACGTGGGTCGCGGTCGCCCCGGTTCCTGTGGTGCTGTCTCCGAAGTCCCAGGCGTACGACGCGATGGTTCCATCGGGGTCGGACGATCCCGCGCCGTTGAATGCGGCGTTGAGGTCGGTCGCGGTGGCCGTGAAGGCGGCCGTGGGTGCGACGTTCTGCGTGATGACCACGTCCTTGGTGACCGTGTGCGTTCCTCCGCGGTTGTCGGTCACGGTGAGCCGGACGGTGTACGTGCCGATCTGCGCGTACGTGTGGCTCGCCGTCGCCCCGGTCCCGGTGGTGCTGTCGCCGAAGTCCCAGGCGTACGACGCGATGGTTCCATCGGGGTCGGACGAGGTCGAGGCGTCGACGCTCAGGTCGCGCTGATCGCTCGACGCGGTGAACGAGGCCACGGGGAGCTGGTTGGCCGGCTCCGTCGCGGTGACGCTGCGTGTCGTGCTGATCGAGGCCCCGCTGTCATCGGTCACCGTGAGGGTCACCGAGTAGGTGCCCGCGGAGGCGTAGGTGTGCGTCGCCGTCACACCCGTCGCCGTCTCACCGTCTCCGAACTTCCACGCGTACGAGGTGATCGTGCCGTCGGAGTCGGTCGATGCCGACGCGTCGACCGACAGTCCGAGGTTGGTGATCGTCGGCGTGAACACCGGAGTGGGCGTCTGGTTCGCGGGTGTGCGGCCTGCCGCGGTGTAGTGCGCACGGATGCGCTCGCCGCTCAACGCGACCGGGTACACGGCGACCTCGTCGAGCGTTCCGGCGAGATAATTGCTCGTCGTGCCGCCCCACGTGCGGTCGCCGCCGACGCGCCAGTAGCCACGCTGGTTGAGGGCGGCGCTCATGCCGTTACTCCCGATCAGCTGCGTGTCGACCCAGAGCTTCATGCCGGCGGTTCCCTGCGTCGCGACGACATGGTGCCACTGGCCATCGTTGAACGCTGCCGTCGAGGTGATGGTCGTCTGCGTGCCGTTGTTGGCGCCGAAGACCAGCTTGCCGTTCGACTGCATGACGACCTGGCGGTCGATGCTGCCGGTGTTGCTGCTCAGGCCGCTCGTCGTGTTGCCGAACCCGATGAGGGTGCCGCCCTTCGTCGACGTCGACTTGAACCACAGCTCCGCGCTGTAGGCGCTCGGCGCGTTCCAGGCGTCCTGGGCGACGATCTGCGCGTTGGTGCCGTTGAAGGTGGTCGCCGAGTCTCCGGTGATCGCCCCCGATACGTTGCGGGTCACGGTACCGGCGAGGTTGCCGGTGGTGCCGCCGACCGCGGAGTCGCGGATCGTACCTGCCGCGGTCTCGTTGAGTCGCCAGTAGAGATCGGGGTTGTCCGTCGACACGGAGGTGCCGTAGGCGTCGGCAGGAGCCGCCGTCCAGTTGGCCGTGCGACCGCTGGCGAGGTAATGCGCCTGCACGTCGCTCTTGGCCAGCGCCTTGTCGTACACGGCGACGTCGTCGATCGTGCCCGACAGGGCGGCATCGGTCGGCTTGTTGGCGAATCCGGTGGTCTGATCCGCGCCGATGCGCCAGTAACCGACATACGACTTGGGTGTGGTGAACGACTGATCGCGTCCCACTCGGTCGCCGTCGACGAAGAGCTGCATGCCCGTGCTGCCGACGGTTCCCACCACGTGGTGCCACTGGCCGTCATTGATGCTCGCGCGGCTGAACACGGTGCGGTACGAGCCGTCGTTGATCGCGAAGTTGGCGCGTCCCGAGGTGTCGAGGTAGAGCACCCGATCCGTGTTGCCCGAGGTCGAGGTGCCTGCCGCCGAGTCGCCGAAGCCGACGATGCGGCCTCCGCGCGTGCTGGTGGTCTTCACCCATGCCTCGACCGACACGGATGCGTCTGCCGCGGCGGGATCCTGCGTCGTCATCTTCGGCGTGCTTCCGCCGGCCGATGTCACGGCCTTGTCGCCGTCGTTCGTCAGCGCGCCGTTCGCACCGAGGGTGAGCGTCGTCGAGCTGCCGGGAACGTCGCCGACATCATCCGCGAAGCGCGGTCCGGTCGCCTCTCCGAGGCGCCAGTAGTGGGTCGCACCGCTGGCCCGCACCGCGGTGCGGTAGGCCGAGGCCGGTGTCGACGACACCGTGATGTAGGGCGACCAGGCGCTCCACTGTACGTTGCCGTCGGAGTCCTTGGCGCGCACCTGGTAGCGCACCTGGCTCCCCGGGGTCTGACCGGTGTCGGTGGCGCTCAGGCTCGGCAGCTTCCAGAACTCGCTGTCCGTGCGGGTGAAGGTGGCGATCTTGGTCGCCGGGCTGCGGAACACGTCGTAGGTGATGGCGGTGCTGTCGCGATCCCAGACGCTGCTGAACGGGATGCGGACGATGCCCGCCTCATCCGAGTACGGCGCAGGTGTGAATGCCGCTGCGTTGATCGGTCCGACCGCGTGAGGAGAGGTGGTGCGCTTGGCGAAGCGCACCAGGCCCTGCTGGGCCACGTTGTTCACCTTCGGGAACTCGCCGCCGAGCACGATGTAGTCGGAGTTGCCGGTCACCGTCCACGCCGCCTGGCGTGCCGAGGTGTACGTACCGAACTCCAAGTCGGGGTACCAGTGCAGCAGTCCCGTGTAGGGGATACCTGTGAAGTCCCAGCCGTAGGCGTCCTTCTTGGAGGTGATCCCGGTCGGGAAAGTGGGCTCGGCCGTCGCCTTCTGCCAGCGCGCGCGGGGGTTCGTGTCGGGGAACCCGCCGACCACCGAGCAGTCGTGACGATGGCTCACGGAGTACAGCACCTGTCCCTGCGGGAAGCTCGCGTACGAGTCGCCGAGGCAGTCGTTGACCCAGTTGATCTGACCCGTGTACGGATCGGCGGCGAAGGTGCCCTCGAAGGATGCGCCCGCGCCGAACGCGTAGCCGGTTCCGTAGACCTGCACGCCGTCGGTGCTGAGGCTCGAGATCGCGCCGTTGAGGCCCGCGGTCTTGATGCGGTCTGTCGCGGCCCAGGGCAGGGCTGCGCCCGCCGTGGTGTCGAGGGAGGCCATGCCGTAGGCGGTGGCACCGTTCAGCTGCGTGAAGGATCCGCCGATGATCACGCGCGAGTTGTCGGGGCTCATCAGCATGTCCCAGACGAAGCCGTCGCCGGCCGCGGACGGCGCCCAGTCGGTGATCGCCTTCGTGGTCATGTTCCATGCGGCGAGCTCGCTGCGAGGCTTGCCGCCGCTCGAGCGGAAGTTCCCACCCACATAGACGATGTCGTTCGCGAAGGCGAAGCCGCGCACCTGACCGTCAGCCCGCGGCGCCCAGTCGATGAGAGCGCCGCTCGCGACGTCGAACGCGGCGACGTGCGCCCGTGCCTGGCCGTCGACGGTCGTGAAGTCGCCGCCGAAGTAGACGGTCTTGCCGTCGGGAGTGGCGCGCACGACGAGGCCCTGCGCATCCATGGTGTGGCTGAAGTTGGGGATCGGGTTGCCGGTGCGGATGTCGAACGCGAAGATGTTGTTGGCGTCGATCTCCCCGGCTCCACCCGCGGCGACCCCCGGCGGGCGGGCCTTCGTGAAGCTGCCGGTCACGTAGACCGTGTTGCCGGCGACGGCCTGACTCCACACCACGCCGTTGACCTGCCACGTGGGCAGCACGTCGGTGGTGACGGTCTCGGGCAGCGCGGGAGTCTCGGCCGCGGTCGCGGCGGGCGCCGGTCCGGTGACCACCAGCAGTGCCGCCAGCATCGTCGCTGTGGTCGTGACGGCGGCCAGTGTCCGACGGAGGCGCTGCGCGCCGGTCGTTCGGGTCATGACGGTTCCTTCGGTCGATGTCGTGAAGTCGGAGTCGCGGTGTCTGCGCATGATCAGCTCAGATCGCCACGGAAGACGGCGGAGGTGTGCACGGTGTCGAAGTCGACCACCAGAGTGATCTTCGAGCGCGCGTCGGAGGCGACGGCGAACGCATAGTCCGCGGTCGCGGTCTTGCCGGGCTTCAGGACGCCGGCGAAGTCGGTGGCCTCGGCGTCGGCCGCGTACACCTTCGTCTGCGGAGCGCCGGTGGCGTCGAGGAGCGTCAGAACAGCGGTGCCCAGATCGATGGGCTTGTCCGATCCGTTCGTGATCGTGATCGTCAGGCGCGCGAACTCGCGGCCGGGGAAACTGCCCGGACCCTTCGAGGTCTCTTCATCGAAGGAGATCGAGGTGATCTCGACTTCGACACTGTCCTTGTACGACACAGCGCCCGACGTCGAGGCCGGTTCTGCGCTCTGCGTCGGCTTCGGCGCCTTCCCGTCGCGGGACACCTTGTCGACCGGCTGATCAGGATCGCTTCCGGCGGACGTCGATGAGGGCGTCGGCGTCGCCGACGGTTCAGCCGACGAAGTCGACGAGGCGCTCGAAGACGCGCTCGGTGTGGCATCGCCTTGCGGCTCGCCCACGCTTGAACACGCGACAAGAGCCGCGCAGAGTACCAATGATGCGACGCATGCGTACGCTCGAACAATCCCCACGATTGCCATTCCCCAGTTTTCCCCAATGGGGGAAGCCGTCGGAATCCTTGTACGGAAACCGCCGAACGGTGTCATACCCCTATGACACTCTTTCCCCAGATTTCATCAGGGTAGCGGGTCGGGCGCAGAAAATCCAGAGAAATCTGTGCGTGGGCGCACAAGAGCGCTGCAGTGGTCAGCGAGGCGCGATCTGCGCCATCACCGAGAGGATCTCGGACTGGTACCGCTCAGTGTTGAAGCGGGTGCTCGCGCGCTCCGCATCGGCGATCGCCTGCGCGCGGAATCCGCTCCAGTCATCTCGGATGCGGCGGATGCCGTCGGCGAAGGCCGCGGCGTCGTCCGAGCGCACCAGCACGGTCGATTCGAACCCGGCCGCGGCCTCGCGCAATCCGGTGTGGTCGGCGACGACGACCGGACGCGCACTGAGGATCGCCTCGATCACGACGTTGCCGAAGGACTCGTCCGCGCGGGAGGGGACGATGGCCACGTCGGCGCCGGCGACCGCGTCCCAGACCGAGGGGAGGAACCCCACGAAACGGATGGCGTCCTGCAGCTCGAGTGCGGCGACCCGCTGGCGGAGTTCCGCTTCGTACCATTCGTATCCGGGGAAGACGTCGCCGACGATGTCGGCCTGGGCCTCCACGCCCTGCTCGCGCAGTGCGGCGATCGCATCCACCACGAGATCGACCCCCTTCCGGGGGGAGAGGCGCCCGACATAGGCGACACGCACGGGGCCGTCGATCCGCTCCCGCGGCGGTGTGATGCTCGCCGGGCCCTCGACGCCGTTGTAGACGACCCAGACCCGATCGATCCCCGGACGTGCCGACGGGCGGCACACGCGCAGGCTCGTCTCGGAGTTGAACACGATGCCCGTCGCCAGGCGCAACGGCGCCGTGAGCAGCCGACGCGAGGCGGGGGAGAGCGACGCCTCCGCTTCGTGGACGTAGACGACGCCGGGCCGACGCGACAGCCGCGCCGCGAGTGTCCAGAACGGCGTCGTCAGCGTGTTCGCGAAGACGACGTCGGCTCCGGTGTCGCGGATCAGACGTCGCATCCGTGGGAGCGCCGACAGTGTCGTCCTCACCAGCTGGAGCATCCCTCGCGGCGACAGCATGCTCTTGCGGATGATGGGTGAGGCCAGCACGACCACCTCGGCGCCCGCCTCGCGCAGCCGAGGCACGAGCGGGCCGTCGACGGAGCAGGTCACCACGACGCGGTCTCCGGCGGCACGGAACGCCCGCACCGCCTCGAGGAGCATCCGGTCGGACCCGTACAGATCCGCCGACGGGTTCGCCACCAACACGGTCCGCCCGCTGGCGGCGACGGCATCCGTCATCGCGTCGGAGTGCTCGCGCTCGGCCAGTACTCGTCGACCAGGCTCACGGTCGAGGCGATGTTGGCGCGGCTGGACGCGCCGAACACGATCGACTCGAGGTTCGGCAGCCCGCACACCCACTCGATCGCCTCACGCGGCGGGATGGCCCCGCTCGCGTACACCGACATCGCGACCGCGCGGAACGGACGCTTCTCGATCGCCTCGAGGTAACTGTCGACACCGCCCGACATCCGGAACCCGATCTTGTTGATGTTCGAGCACACGATGGGATTCTCGACGCCGACGGCATCGAGGTCGTCGAGCAGGCGGGGCAGGTTCATCGTGATGAAACCGGGCTCCGCGTTGTACTTCTTGCGCACGTGGTCGGCGAAGATGCGGAAGGCGTCGCGGAAGCCGAGTCCTGACAGCAGGTCGACGACCACGTTCTGCATCCAGATCACCGGGGTCGAGACGCCGGCGAACATCTTCATCTCCGCATCGATCAGGAGCGTCGCGACGCCTTCGATGTCCTTGCGGGCGAGCGAAGACGTGCCGCGGGCGATGCTGTCGAGCAGCCCGTCCTCCGGCAGGAACTTGCGGATGGCGCCGAGGAAGCCGTCTTCGGTCACCGCGTTCGCGTACTTGTGCGCATACGGCATGCCGGGAAAGAACTTCATGTCGGGGTAGCGCTCGGGGTTCGCGCGCACGCGATCGACGACCTCGCCGATGCGCTCGTGCGTGGTGCACATGAACGTGTGCACCCCCTCGTCGTAGGCGGAGTCGAGGACGTTCATGATGGCGTCCAGCTCCTGGAAGCGCATCTGCTGCGCGCGCGCCTTCTCCTCCGACATGTGGTTGACGCCGAAGAACTGGTTGTCTCCGAACAGCAGGCGATCCATCTTCGGTGCGACGGTCGAAGTCATCGTCATTTCCCCCCTCGCAGCACGCGCCACGCTTCTTTGACACGTCCGGGTCGTTCCACGGTCGTGGTGCCCGCTGCGGCGCTGTGGAGGCGTGCCTCGTCTCGGGCGGCATCCTGGCTGATCATCGCGATGACCTCGTCGGTCACGGCGGCCGACGTGAAGTCGTTCACACCGTCGCTCTCGCCGCCCTGTGCGCGCCGCACGAAGGCGTCCAGCTGTGCGCTGTACTCCTCCCCGCGCAGATAGAACCAGGGCGCCTCGGTGAGCTCGGTGGTGTAGCGCACATTCCATCCCGCCTTGTACCCCTCGGGGATCGGAGCGGTGTCGCGCAGGTAGACCTGCACTTCCTGCCGGTCGGCGTAGATGCGGCCGTGCTCACCCCACAGGGTGATCTTCGTCGTCATCTTGCGCTGCGACTCATCGGACCAGTTGGCGATGATCTGGGCGGTGCCGTGCGGGTAGTGCAGGGTGCTGGCGACGGCGTCGTCGATCTGAGCGGAGAAGATGCTGGTGAGCTGGCTGCCGCTGACCGACTCGGGCTCGCCCAGATACCAGGTGAGCAGGTTCAGCGGATGCGCGGCGTAGTCGTACAGACATCCGCCACCGGTCGACCGCTGGCTGCGCCACGTGGTTCCTGACGCCTTGAGCACGACCGGGCCGTATGCCTCGGCGAGTGCGGTGTTCACCTGGCCGAGCGCGCCCGCGTCGAGCAGCTTCTTCACCTCGAGGAACGCCCCGACGAAGCGGTTGTGGTACCCGACCTGCGTGACGACTCCGTGCTTCGCGGCGAGTGCGGTCAGTTCGACGCTCTCGGCGGGATCGATCACGAGCGGCTTCTCGCAGAACACGTGGATGCCGCGGCTGATCGCCTCGCGGATCATGCCCGCGTGCAGGTGCGTCGGCGTCGCGATGATGACGGCGTCGGGCTTTGCCTCATCGAGCATCTTCACGAAATCCTTGAAGGTGCGCACCCCCGTGTACTTGGACAGGATGTCGAGCAGGTAGCCCGTGGCGTCGCAGACACCGACGAGATTCACGTCCGGGTGGGCTTTGATCATGGACAGATGGGACAGCCCCATCTTGCCGAGCCCGACGACGGCGACGTCGATCACTTCGCTACCTCAATTCCTTCTGCGTTCTGCGGGATTGCGCTCTTCGGAGTGCGACGGTCACGCGCGGTCAGAAGAGCGGCCTCGTACTGGCTGCCGATCTTCTCCCACGTGAACTCCTCGCGGAAGCGCTGGCGGCTTGCAG
The sequence above is drawn from the Candidatus Microbacterium colombiense genome and encodes:
- a CDS encoding PKD domain-containing protein, which encodes MTRTTGAQRLRRTLAAVTTTATMLAALLVVTGPAPAATAAETPALPETVTTDVLPTWQVNGVVWSQAVAGNTVYVTGSFTKARPPGVAAGGAGEIDANNIFAFDIRTGNPIPNFSHTMDAQGLVVRATPDGKTVYFGGDFTTVDGQARAHVAAFDVASGALIDWAPRADGQVRGFAFANDIVYVGGNFRSSGGKPRSELAAWNMTTKAITDWAPSAAGDGFVWDMLMSPDNSRVIIGGSFTQLNGATAYGMASLDTTAGAALPWAATDRIKTAGLNGAISSLSTDGVQVYGTGYAFGAGASFEGTFAADPYTGQINWVNDCLGDSYASFPQGQVLYSVSHRHDCSVVGGFPDTNPRARWQKATAEPTFPTGITSKKDAYGWDFTGIPYTGLLHWYPDLEFGTYTSARQAAWTVTGNSDYIVLGGEFPKVNNVAQQGLVRFAKRTTSPHAVGPINAAAFTPAPYSDEAGIVRIPFSSVWDRDSTAITYDVFRSPATKIATFTRTDSEFWKLPSLSATDTGQTPGSQVRYQVRAKDSDGNVQWSAWSPYITVSSTPASAYRTAVRASGATHYWRLGEATGPRFADDVGDVPGSSTTLTLGANGALTNDGDKAVTSAGGSTPKMTTQDPAAADASVSVEAWVKTTSTRGGRIVGFGDSAAGTSTSGNTDRVLYLDTSGRANFAINDGSYRTVFSRASINDGQWHHVVGTVGSTGMQLFVDGDRVGRDQSFTTPKSYVGYWRIGADQTTGFANKPTDAALSGTIDDVAVYDKALAKSDVQAHYLASGRTANWTAAPADAYGTSVSTDNPDLYWRLNETAAGTIRDSAVGGTTGNLAGTVTRNVSGAITGDSATTFNGTNAQIVAQDAWNAPSAYSAELWFKSTSTKGGTLIGFGNTTSGLSSNTGSIDRQVVMQSNGKLVFGANNGTQTTITSTAAFNDGQWHHVVATQGTAGMKLWVDTQLIGSNGMSAALNQRGYWRVGGDRTWGGTTSNYLAGTLDEVAVYPVALSGERIRAHYTAAGRTPANQTPTPVFTPTITNLGLSVDASASTDSDGTITSYAWKFGDGETATGVTATHTYASAGTYSVTLTVTDDSGASISTTRSVTATEPANQLPVASFTASSDQRDLSVDASTSSDPDGTIASYAWDFGDSTTGTGATASHTYAQIGTYTVRLTVTDNRGGTHTVTKDVVITQNVAPTAAFTATATDLNAAFNGAGSSDPDGTIASYAWDFGDSTTGTGATATHVYTSAGTYTVTLEVKDNKGASGTSSQQVTVTAPAVWATDAFDRSVTGGWGNSGTSGAWTMFPGTATALSKFSVADGVGKVALSAGNNYTAVLAGSTPSTNTEQRFTVALNQPSTGGGYYFSAIGRQIDSANDYRAKFRVASNGAVAVWLTKTIAGAETVIASTTISGLTVTGADSLNVRFQVTGTNATTLKAKIWRTGTTEPAAWASTGTDGTAVLQAPGYVGVNSYLSASATTVPLVYSYDNLWAGPAQ
- a CDS encoding Gfo/Idh/MocA family oxidoreductase, with amino-acid sequence MIDVAVVGLGKMGLSHLSMIKAHPDVNLVGVCDATGYLLDILSKYTGVRTFKDFVKMLDEAKPDAVIIATPTHLHAGMIREAISRGIHVFCEKPLVIDPAESVELTALAAKHGVVTQVGYHNRFVGAFLEVKKLLDAGALGQVNTALAEAYGPVVLKASGTTWRSQRSTGGGCLYDYAAHPLNLLTWYLGEPESVSGSQLTSIFSAQIDDAVASTLHYPHGTAQIIANWSDESQRKMTTKITLWGEHGRIYADRQEVQVYLRDTAPIPEGYKAGWNVRYTTELTEAPWFYLRGEEYSAQLDAFVRRAQGGESDGVNDFTSAAVTDEVIAMISQDAARDEARLHSAAAGTTTVERPGRVKEAWRVLRGGK
- a CDS encoding DUF4352 domain-containing protein: MTPFGGFRTRIPTASPIGENWGMAIVGIVRAYACVASLVLCAALVACSSVGEPQGDATPSASSSASSTSSAEPSATPTPSSTSAGSDPDQPVDKVSRDGKAPKPTQSAEPASTSGAVSYKDSVEVEITSISFDEETSKGPGSFPGREFARLTITITNGSDKPIDLGTAVLTLLDATGAPQTKVYAADAEATDFAGVLKPGKTATADYAFAVASDARSKITLVVDFDTVHTSAVFRGDLS
- a CDS encoding right-handed parallel beta-helix repeat-containing protein is translated as MSTAVVLGALLVPLIIGTPALAAADDPLTITDDMDRTVSRGLGTSEDGVTYDVAPASSFSVAGGVAKLAAIAPGVTATLRPSGLSLTDSAQSVVFTLPALPKSGSGVYLSLQSRLTSSGFYQVQVRVDPRGVVLLEALRVNGSTQTSLGHVYVPELKVKAGVPFTLETRVLGSTAVSIDARVTAKAAPADAAWKLSVADKASNRITAPGRTGARVYVSRSTPAQAVLFDDLRITEDIGVPSTPTTPTTPTTPTTPTTPTTPTTPTVPTVPTTPTVPTTPTTPTTPTTPTSSSAMPTWDTTGSRIKTGSAVPGATAYAVPANAVFVNAAAGVNGTGAASSPYSTVQRAVSASPAGSTIVVRGGTYHENVVVPAGKRVTIQSYPGEAVWLDGSEKLSGWKASGSSWYVTGWTHDFDSTPSFTKGQADGTAAGWRWLSADKPMAAHPEQVWVAGAALREVSSLAQLKAGTFFADTAADRLYIGTNPGSGEVRASTLTKALSLRAEGTVVRGIGVRGYATSVWMMGAVTVEAPKTTIENVALYDNASTGLFIGSADVVLKNVTVARNGLMGIGANYADRLKVTGLLAVENNAEGFNQSPVSGGLKIAKTQTFSVTDSAFLRNNGPGLWTDQSVSDIDIIGNDFSYNAGAGVFLELSHRVDFVDNLVLNNKGNGVKINNTGSVQLWNNTIVGGNRTVNIVQDSRSALDPSVPGHDPRRPLGDPGMPWLIKDITIGNNVIAQSSGNCTLCVEDYTAKYSAAQLKIVSNGNVFQRVTATNPSWLVVWSRGAANPNPAIYSSLSAYVTATAQDKKSVSVDARPITAANGSLLPADATAWKAVAVAPPTSVTGLLGTTQARLGAIFP
- a CDS encoding glycosyltransferase family 4 protein — translated: MTDAVAASGRTVLVANPSADLYGSDRMLLEAVRAFRAAGDRVVVTCSVDGPLVPRLREAGAEVVVLASPIIRKSMLSPRGMLQLVRTTLSALPRMRRLIRDTGADVVFANTLTTPFWTLAARLSRRPGVVYVHEAEASLSPASRRLLTAPLRLATGIVFNSETSLRVCRPSARPGIDRVWVVYNGVEGPASITPPRERIDGPVRVAYVGRLSPRKGVDLVVDAIAALREQGVEAQADIVGDVFPGYEWYEAELRQRVAALELQDAIRFVGFLPSVWDAVAGADVAIVPSRADESFGNVVIEAILSARPVVVADHTGLREAAAGFESTVLVRSDDAAAFADGIRRIRDDWSGFRAQAIADAERASTRFNTERYQSEILSVMAQIAPR